Below is a window of Mucilaginibacter ginkgonis DNA.
TCTTTTCATTTAACCATATGTTCTGGAGAAATATTACTCCGCTTTAGTTGCTTTTTTGTTTGCGCCTAAAACCTCGTTTAGTTTGTTGACCAGGTCTTCGCCGCGCAGATTTTTACCGATGATCTTTCCGCTTGGATCAAGCAAAAAGTTCTGCGGAATGGCTTGCACACCGTATAATTGAGCGGCATCGTTTTGCCAGAATTTCAAATCAGACACATGGGTCCATGCCAAACCGTCTTTATGAATAGCAGCTAACCATTTATCCTTTGCATTCGGGCGATCAAGCGATACGCTTAAAATGGTAAAGTTTCTGTCCTTGAATTGGTTGAAGGCCTTCACCACATTTGGGTTTTCACGGCGGCAAGGACCGCACCAGCTTGCCCAAAAGTCGACCAATAGATACTTACCGCGAAATGATGACAGCGCCACCATCTTGCCGTTTGTATCTGCCATAGCAAACTCCGGCGCAACTTTACCATAGGCCACGCCCTTTAATTTGTCTAATTGGGCAGCATAAGCTTTACCACTGGTTGTGGCTTGCAGTTCCGGAGTAAGGTTGTGAAACAAAGGTTCAACATCCGCGTAATCGGCACTGTAAGTATAACTGCGCAACGCATTCAGGCTGATCAACGAACCGGGATGTTCTTGTATGAATTTCTTGGTTACCGCGTTTTCCTGGTTGTCTATCGCTTTTTCTGCGGCCGCGTTTTGCTTTGCAAAGGCTTCAGATGCTTTTACCTCATCACTTACGCCTTTGTTTTTAGCTTCCAAAGCTTCGTATTGCGCATACACAGGTTTCAAAGCGGCTTTGTAAGCGGCATCTTCTTCTGCTATTTTGGTACCGGTAATGCTGGCACGAATGGCAGAATCTGCGCTGGTAACAGTTGTTACACCTTTGTCAATATATAATGAAGTATAATCATACGGCGAATGCATGCCATCACCTTTTGCATTGATGTACAAGGCGGCTTGCACAGGTTCTTTTACGCTGCCCTGAAATTCAAAAGCTCCGTTTTTTAAAACAGCTGAATCTGTAATGTTCTTGTCGCCGTCCCGGTACCTTAAATAAGCTTTCGCCGGCGCATTGCCTGTGCCAATTTTACCTTTAATTGTAAAGTTGTTGCTTTGCGCTAAACCAACTGTTGGCAAGGCAATTAAAGCGGTATATACTAATTGTTTGATCATAATTTGTGGTGACGTATTTTCAAATGTAAAAAACACTTCGACATAAATCATCACAATTATGTAACAAGACGGCGATTATTCGCCCTTTGGAGTTGCGGGCGCACCAAATATCTCTTTCAGCTTGTTTTTTAGATCGTCGCCGCGCAGATTTTTCGCAATGATCTTACCTTGCGGGTCTAATAAAAAGTTTTGCGGAATTGACTGCACCTTATATAAGGCAGCAGCTTCGTTATCCCAAAATTTAAGGTCTGACACCTGTGTCCAGGCTAAGCCATCACTTTTAATAGCATTCACCCAAGCGTCACGTGCTCCGGGCCGATCTAACGACACCCCAAGGATGGTGAAATTCTTGGTTTTATATTGGTTGTAAGCTTTAACCACATTAGGGTTTTCCTGCCTGCATGGGCCGCACCAACTTGCCCAAAAGTCTATCAGCACATACTTCCCACGGAAAGATGATAGTTTGACGGGCTTGCCATCCACATCATTCTGTGTAAAATCGGGCGCGGTAACACCAATAGCTGTTGCCTTTGCTCCCGTGATAGCTGAATGTAATTGTTTGCCTGATTCTGTATTCCTCAATTCAGGATCGAGGCTATTGTATAAAGGTTCCAGAACACCGGGATCAGCCGAAGGGCCGCCTAAGGATGTCAGTGCTAATAAACTGATATAGCTTTTAGGGTGTGATTTGATGAACGAACTTAAGATACCCTCTTGTTCTTTTTGTAATGCTTGATACTTAGCTTGCATGGCGTTTTGAAACTCGGGCGATTTTTGCTGCGCCAGCGTAGCACGTTGTGCATCTGCCTGGATCTTTTTTGCTTTATCGCGTATAGTGCCAACCTGCGCCAACAACAGCGCATTATCATCATTGATCTGCGAACCTGTGATCTTTGCCTTTGATATAGAGTCGAGCGCTGCAATAGAAGCACTGCCTGCGTCCAAGTAAATAGGCAGCACGTCGGCAGTTTTCTGATCCATTTTTGCAAGGCCTGCCCCTTTATGATCAAATGCCAAAAATGCCGGCACCGGCGACAAAACTGTTCCTTTAAAATTGAAAGCTCCCAGGCTTATCGTGGCAGAATCAATCGTCTGATTAGCACCAACATAATAGATCAAATAAACTTTACCCGGGGGCGTTGCGTTAGCGATCTTTCCGTTAAGTTCAAAATTTAAAGGTTGTTGTGCTAAGACAAACAAAGGTGTCAAGAGGCTGACGAGCAGGATTAACTTTTTCATTTACAAATGATGTGGTTAAATAAACGGGAAAACAACGCAGGTATTGCCTTAGCTTAATTTCTGATAGGTGCGCCACCAAAGGTCGGGCATTTCACCGTCCACCGCGGTTTTGTAATCTTCGTAGCGGCATGGCACCAGATGTGAGCGTTCATTAGCCGACCCGTTAGACGGATATGGCACCTGCATCCACCAGCGGTCACTTTTTTTACTTTTCACAAATACCAGTTCATGCTCTTCATGCTTGAGTGTTGTTTTATAAATGAGGTAGTGCGAACGCGGGTTAAGCGGAAAGTCGCTTTTGCGGTTGTAAAACCCTTCGATAAAATACCAGATCATCTGCGCCAGCAGCATCGCTGTGCGGCCGTTATCGTCATACTTGGGGTTGTATTCGTAAAAACCGATCGATGTAAGCTTGTCGTTAAATCCGGCGTAGCGGCAAAGCTGGCAAGCCTCTTCACCATAAAAACCATTTGGCGACGCATTACCATTGCCCATAGCATCTGAAGCCTTTATCGCTCCGACATCGAAGCTTACCATACCTGCGTTGCGGATCACCGGCTCTGCAACAGAAACATTACCGCTTAATTCGCCCAAGCGGTGAACGTCGAAAAGCAGTTTATCCATCACCCGCAGGCTCTCCTGGCTGGTAAAGTAGGTTTGATAACCAAGGTTGCTAAAGTTGAACAGGTAATTAGGTTCGTGCAACAGTATCTTGCTTAAAAATGCTTCAGAGGTGGTTTCAAAACCTGCGCTTTCAAACTCATCGTCCAGGTCAAAGCTTTTGTCTATCACCACCAGGTCCACTTTCATCTCCAGGTCCTCATACGCCATGTACTGCGCGTAAGTGAGGTCCTGGCCACCGCCTAAAATTATGGGTACAACATTTGCACGCACCAATTCATTTATAACGGTTTTAAGCGCTATGTAGCTGTCGGTAACACTTTCTCCGCGGGCAATATTGCCTAAGTCTGCAATACGGATAGTATAATTTCCCTCGTAAAGGCTGTATAACTTTTCGCGGATCTTATCCGGCCCATCTGCGCAGCCTTCGTTATTAACCGCGTTGCGATCTTCGAGCACACCAATCAGCGCAATATCATAACGGGCTTCTTCAAGATCAGGGAAATGGTTAGTGAAAACGTCTATCTTACTGCCGAGCTGACTTGCATTGAAACCTTTTTCAGGAATTAGTTGATCAGTATTAATAGGGGTTAAAAAGTCGGCTAAAGACATAAGGCTTTTGTGAAATCAAATATCCATTTAATTCGATTAATTTGCACGCTCTAAATAAAAATTGGCAGGCATGATCCTTGTTACCGGCGCGACCGGCTTTTTAGGCGCCGAACTGGCGAAGCAACTTGCGGAAGCCGGCCATCACATCCGCTGTACCCGCCGCGAAAGTTCTGTTATTCCGGAAATACTTATTTTGCACCAAAACAGCATTGATTGGGTAACGGCAGATATTACTGACATTTCTTCACTTGCCGACGCTTTTAAAGGTGTTACGCAAGTATATCATTCTGCCGCATGGGTTTCGTTTTCGAAAGCCGACAAGGTGCCGATGATCTTTACAAACGTGACAGGTACGGCTAACATAGTTAACCTTTGCCTTGAAAATAACGCCCGACTGGTGCATGTAAGTTCTGTTGCCGCTCTTGGCGATGCAAAGCCCGGAAAACTGATTGACGAGAACGCATTTATTGAAGACACTCCTGTAGGCAACCCTTATGCTATTTCCAAACTGGAAAGCGAGATGGAGGTTTGGCGCGGCATTGCCGAAGGGTTAGATGGTGTCATTGTAAATCCATCAGTAATTATTGGTGCCGATGCGGGCAAAGAAGGCAGCGGGCGCTTGTTTGAGAAAGTGCGCAACGGCTTAAACTTTTATACAAGCGGTAGTTGCGGTTTTGTGGACGTTGCCGATGCAGCCAAGTGCATGATTACGTTGATGGAAAGCAACATAACTGACGAAAGGTTTATCATTAGTGCTGAGAACAGGTATTTTAAAGAATTTCTTCCAACCGTTGCAGGAAGGTTCGGTGTTAACCCCCCCACGATTAACGCGAAGCCATGGATGCTGAGCATAGCAAGTGCCTTCGCGGGTTTTGGGGCTCTGTTTACGGGCAATAATAATCTCGACACCGTTACCGCACGCTATGCATCGAAGGAACTTAATTTTGATAACAGTAAGATAAAAGCAGCTATTGGTTTTAGTTTTAAGCCTGTTAACGAGACCGTCGACAAAATAGTGCGGCGTTTGAAGGTTTCTTAGCAGCATTCTATAAATTCTTCTCAAAGATTATTTATTTCTCAATAAATCTGCAGAAAGGTTTTATAATTCGCATTTTTACGCTTACTTCTGTAAAATATGGCGCAGTACTATATCATAGATTTCGACAGCACTTTTACCCAGGTTGAGGCGCTTGACGAACTGGCACGCATATCGCTTAAAGATCGTCCTGACCGTGAGCTGATCTACAAAAAGATAGAAGACCTCACCAACGCGTCTATGGAAGGTAAGTTGTCTTTTACTGATAGCCTGGAGCAGCGCGTAAAATTGCTGGAGGCCAACCGCGAGCATCTTAAACAACTGGTGCGACATCTGCGCAAAAAAGTATCGGTATCATTTTCGCGCAACAGCGTTTTCTTTAAAAATCACCAGGATGAGGTATTGATCGTTTCCGGAGGCTTTAAAGAGTTCATTATTCCGGTGGTTGGCGATTATCATATTAAAAAAGAAAACATCTATGCTAACACCTTCATTTTTGACGTGCATGATAAAATAACAGGTTATGACCGCGAAAACCCGCTTTCGCAGGAAGGCGGCAAGGTGAAATTGCTGCGCGAACTAGACCTGCAAGGTGACATCTTTGGCATCGGTGACGGGTATTCAGATTTTCAATTAAAAGAATCGGGCATCATCAAAAAATTCTTCGCTTTTACAGAGAACATAGAGCGCCAGTCTGTAGTGGAAAAAGCAGATCATATTACGCCAACCTTTGATGAGTTTTTATACCTTAACCGCCTGCCACGCGCGATATCTTACCCTAAAAACCGCATCAAATGCTTGATAGTGGGTAATGTGGATAAAGAAGCAATCGCTCAGATACAAAAAGAAGGTTACAATATTAGGCGCCGCGATCTTATTGAAGACGCATATTTACAAGAAGCGGGAGTTTTGCTTTGTACAGATGACAAGCAGCCCACCCCCGAACAACTGGATAATGCGCCGAGATTAAAGGTAATAGGTTGTTTTGGCAGGGTAGCCAGCCGAAAACTGGCAGAAAGTGCCTGCGACAACGGTGTGATCATATTTGACGACCCCAAATACAACCCCCGCAACATAGACTTTATTCCGAAACGTGTAATCTCTTTCATGAACGAAGGAAAGACGCATACCAGTTGTAACTTTCCCGATTTGCAGCCACCGCGCGTTAATAACGCACATAGGTTGATACACATCCATAAAAACGTACCCGGAATATTAGCCAAAATCAACGAGGTATTCGCGGATCACGATATAAATATAGTAGGGGAATTTTTGGTAACGAATCAACAGATTGGATACGTGATCACTGATGTGAATACAGGTTATGATACAGAGGTACTTGAATTGCTTAAAGCTATACCAAATACCATAAAATTCAGGCTGTTATATTAATCAGCTTTTTCGTCACGCAAGGGAACAACCAATACGGGAATGCCTGCATCTCGAACAACTTCTTCCGCAACACTGCCGGTAAAAAAGCGTTCGAAACCAGATCTATTATGACTGCCCATCACAATAATGTTTGCACCAAAATCGTGCCCGCATTTGATGATGCCGTCGGCAGTTGCCCCAAACTCTGTAAAGACGCTTACTCGCAGGTCGCTGCCATATTTCGTTTTGATGTGATCGATAATATTGTCTGATACCTCGTTTTGGATTTCTGCAATTTCTACACTGGTAATGTCATTCGCGTTTTGCATAGGCATACCCATTGTCGAGTCTGTCATTACCGGAGCACCAATCACCGGCTCTGTGATATGCACGAGGCCGACATGGGCATTGAATTTTTTTGCGAGTTCAAAACCAACTTTTGCAGCGCTATCCGCGGCAAGACCATTGTCTACAGCGATTAAGATTTTTTCAAAGGTTATCATGGTTGGGTGGTTTTATCTATAAAAAACAAAACGCCAATATGTTTGCTCTTTAATGCCTTAAGTAGCGCATCACTTACAAATAACCATTTTTGTGACCAATGAGCCCG
It encodes the following:
- a CDS encoding universal stress protein, with the translated sequence MITFEKILIAVDNGLAADSAAKVGFELAKKFNAHVGLVHITEPVIGAPVMTDSTMGMPMQNANDITSVEIAEIQNEVSDNIIDHIKTKYGSDLRVSVFTEFGATADGIIKCGHDFGANIIVMGSHNRSGFERFFTGSVAEEVVRDAGIPVLVVPLRDEKAD
- a CDS encoding formimidoylglutamase; this translates as MSLADFLTPINTDQLIPEKGFNASQLGSKIDVFTNHFPDLEEARYDIALIGVLEDRNAVNNEGCADGPDKIREKLYSLYEGNYTIRIADLGNIARGESVTDSYIALKTVINELVRANVVPIILGGGQDLTYAQYMAYEDLEMKVDLVVIDKSFDLDDEFESAGFETTSEAFLSKILLHEPNYLFNFSNLGYQTYFTSQESLRVMDKLLFDVHRLGELSGNVSVAEPVIRNAGMVSFDVGAIKASDAMGNGNASPNGFYGEEACQLCRYAGFNDKLTSIGFYEYNPKYDDNGRTAMLLAQMIWYFIEGFYNRKSDFPLNPRSHYLIYKTTLKHEEHELVFVKSKKSDRWWMQVPYPSNGSANERSHLVPCRYEDYKTAVDGEMPDLWWRTYQKLS
- a CDS encoding HAD-IB family phosphatase, encoding MAQYYIIDFDSTFTQVEALDELARISLKDRPDRELIYKKIEDLTNASMEGKLSFTDSLEQRVKLLEANREHLKQLVRHLRKKVSVSFSRNSVFFKNHQDEVLIVSGGFKEFIIPVVGDYHIKKENIYANTFIFDVHDKITGYDRENPLSQEGGKVKLLRELDLQGDIFGIGDGYSDFQLKESGIIKKFFAFTENIERQSVVEKADHITPTFDEFLYLNRLPRAISYPKNRIKCLIVGNVDKEAIAQIQKEGYNIRRRDLIEDAYLQEAGVLLCTDDKQPTPEQLDNAPRLKVIGCFGRVASRKLAESACDNGVIIFDDPKYNPRNIDFIPKRVISFMNEGKTHTSCNFPDLQPPRVNNAHRLIHIHKNVPGILAKINEVFADHDINIVGEFLVTNQQIGYVITDVNTGYDTEVLELLKAIPNTIKFRLLY
- a CDS encoding TlpA disulfide reductase family protein, with amino-acid sequence MKKLILLVSLLTPLFVLAQQPLNFELNGKIANATPPGKVYLIYYVGANQTIDSATISLGAFNFKGTVLSPVPAFLAFDHKGAGLAKMDQKTADVLPIYLDAGSASIAALDSISKAKITGSQINDDNALLLAQVGTIRDKAKKIQADAQRATLAQQKSPEFQNAMQAKYQALQKEQEGILSSFIKSHPKSYISLLALTSLGGPSADPGVLEPLYNSLDPELRNTESGKQLHSAITGAKATAIGVTAPDFTQNDVDGKPVKLSSFRGKYVLIDFWASWCGPCRQENPNVVKAYNQYKTKNFTILGVSLDRPGARDAWVNAIKSDGLAWTQVSDLKFWDNEAAALYKVQSIPQNFLLDPQGKIIAKNLRGDDLKNKLKEIFGAPATPKGE
- a CDS encoding SDR family NAD(P)-dependent oxidoreductase; translated protein: MILVTGATGFLGAELAKQLAEAGHHIRCTRRESSVIPEILILHQNSIDWVTADITDISSLADAFKGVTQVYHSAAWVSFSKADKVPMIFTNVTGTANIVNLCLENNARLVHVSSVAALGDAKPGKLIDENAFIEDTPVGNPYAISKLESEMEVWRGIAEGLDGVIVNPSVIIGADAGKEGSGRLFEKVRNGLNFYTSGSCGFVDVADAAKCMITLMESNITDERFIISAENRYFKEFLPTVAGRFGVNPPTINAKPWMLSIASAFAGFGALFTGNNNLDTVTARYASKELNFDNSKIKAAIGFSFKPVNETVDKIVRRLKVS
- a CDS encoding TlpA disulfide reductase family protein translates to MIKQLVYTALIALPTVGLAQSNNFTIKGKIGTGNAPAKAYLRYRDGDKNITDSAVLKNGAFEFQGSVKEPVQAALYINAKGDGMHSPYDYTSLYIDKGVTTVTSADSAIRASITGTKIAEEDAAYKAALKPVYAQYEALEAKNKGVSDEVKASEAFAKQNAAAEKAIDNQENAVTKKFIQEHPGSLISLNALRSYTYSADYADVEPLFHNLTPELQATTSGKAYAAQLDKLKGVAYGKVAPEFAMADTNGKMVALSSFRGKYLLVDFWASWCGPCRRENPNVVKAFNQFKDRNFTILSVSLDRPNAKDKWLAAIHKDGLAWTHVSDLKFWQNDAAQLYGVQAIPQNFLLDPSGKIIGKNLRGEDLVNKLNEVLGANKKATKAE